One window from the genome of Epinephelus fuscoguttatus linkage group LG3, E.fuscoguttatus.final_Chr_v1 encodes:
- the LOC125885780 gene encoding uncharacterized protein LOC125885780: MERNKETLLLCLLLLAIVHVCPIQNCQSVPDNVHRALTCYSDYNRTITCVWNSVPDRPDSVCTIYAEWKSQFISYSNSCDLEPVDASRPTLRKCSMMFKRDRALKASDFVFRRTHNISINLSCKPGTQSLNIFFVPACHIKLNPPPKPAINSTTASWFPQILEQRSSSYCTQLQWTQEDQSWSDPKESCIQCKWDCTTELNPDQLIKGERYKARVRVKDNSRNTKSTWSDWGPTTSWVSPIGRPKPQTSDFSGLLGIVAGAAALAVFLIVLRYKTDKTTWVYIVKRIRGPPLPNPEKFFQQNGNFLSWMSPHFNDESFQSIFKPVEIVSVEVTSIVDGVTPCRQEAALLEKMRTESSQLSTSSNYSNPSYSCPPPPVTSLTAGNLPPCDTDTPYGPVVSQSEGKNEQQDRDEERRREVETRQLLSKCSNSSELMPVILDYEKVEKVQVERSRLQSLDSGMCSGEEVSQESLEADSITMSDSHDEEPEGEEEREGRNEKETDLKKLFGGGGDIFGKGSIQVCSGYEQVQKLQADCPELPSLDSDISSGGEEQVSQEESLEDAGKSTESTSLLLPPPFSALPCSMPSFSLPLNFSGPGFSPALRPLSSHLLERIALLPTNRSVEPSSDGYMPVRQEQS; encoded by the exons ATGGAGAGAAATAAGGAAACCCTTCTgctgtgtcttcttcttctggctATTGTTCATGTCTGCCCTATCCAAAACTGTCAGAGCGTACCAGATAACG TTCACAGAGCTCTCACCTGCTACAGTGACTACAATCGTACCATCACTTGTGTGTGGAACAGCGTGCCTGATCGTCCAGACAGCGTGTGCACAATTTACGCAGAATGGAAAAG TCAATTTATCAGTTACAGCAATTCATGTGACCTGGAGCCTGTTGACGCCTCCCGACCAACGCTAAGGAAGTGCTCAATGATGTTCAAAAGAGATCGTGCTCTGAAAGCCAGCGACTTTGTG TTTCGGCGCACTCATAACATCTCCATTAATCTGAGCTGTAAACCTGGGACCCAAAGTTTGAACATTTTCTTCGTGCCAGCTTGTCACA TAAAGCTGAATCCTCCGCCAAAACCTGCTATCAACTCTACCACCGCTTCCTGGTTTCCTCAAATTTTGGAGCAGCGAAGTAGTTCTTACTGCACCCAACTACAGTGGACACAAGAGGATCAGTCATGGAGT GATCCTAAGGAATCATGCATACAGTGTAAATGGGACTGCACAACGGAACTGAACCCTGATCAGCTGATAAAAGGCGAAAGGTATAAGGCACGCGTTCGAGTAAAGGACAATTCAAGAAACACCAAGTCAACCTGGAGTGACTGGGGCCCTACCACATCATGGGTATCACCCATCGGAAGACCAAAACCACAAACATCAG ATTTTTCTGGTCTTTTGGGCATCGTTGCCGGTGCGGCGGCATTGGCTGTGTTTCTCATTGTCTTACGATACAAGACCGACAAAACCACCTG GGTTTACATAGTTAAGCGAATCAGAGGTCCGCCCCTTCCAAACCCAGAGAAATTCTTCCAGCAGAATGGAAATTTCCTG AGTTGGATGAGCCCTCACTTCAACGATGAATCCTTTCAATCCATCTTTAAACCAGTGGAAATCGTCTCTGTAGAAGTGACCTCCATTGTGGACGGTGTCACACCCTGCAGGCAAGAGGCGGCGCTGTTAGAAAAAATGAGAACTGAAAGCAGCCAATTGTCGACCAGTTCCAACTACTCCAACCCCAGTtactcctgtcctcctcctcctgtcaccTCGCTCACTGCGGGGAATCTGCCGCCCTGCGACACTGATACACCTTATGGGCCTGTTGTTAGTCAAAGCGAAGGGAAAAATGAACAACAGGATAGGGatgaagagagaaggagagaagtgGAGACCCGCCAGTTGCTCTCCAAATGTAGCAACAGCAGTGAGCTTATGCCGGTGATTTTAGACTATGAGAAGGTTGAAAAGGTCCAGGTCGAGCGCTCCAGGCTCCAGAGTCTAGATTCAGGCATGTGCAGTGGTGAAGAGGTCAGTCAAGAGAGTCTGGAGGCAGATAGCATCACTATGAGTGATAGTCACGACGAGGAGCCTGaaggtgaggaggagagggagggaaggaatgAGAAAGAAACAGATTTAAAGAAGTTGTTTGGAGGCGGTGGAGATATTTTTGGCAAAGGGTCCATTCAGGTTTGTTCCGGTTACGAGCAAGTCCAGAAGCTGCAGGCTGACTGCCCTGAGCTCCCTAGCTTGGATTCAGACATTAGCAGTGGAGGTGAGGAGCAGGTGAGTCAGGAGGAGAGTCTGGAGGATGCTGGTAAGTCCACTGAATCTACCagcctccttcttcctcctccattTAGTGCCTTACCGTGCTCCATGCCCTCTTTCTCACTGCCTTTGAACTTCTCTGGGCCAGGTTTTAGTCCAGCTCTGCGACCTTTGTCAAGTCATTTACTTGAGAGGATTGCTCTACTGCCAACTAACAGGTCAGTAGAGCCCTCTAGTGATGGATACATGCCGGTAAGACAGGAACAAAGCTGA